The Puntigrus tetrazona isolate hp1 chromosome 23, ASM1883169v1, whole genome shotgun sequence genome has a segment encoding these proteins:
- the hsd17b10 gene encoding 3-hydroxyacyl-CoA dehydrogenase type-2: MPKPLQRVNMANIRSVKGMVGLVTGGASGLGKATVERLISQGASAVILDLPSSDGHKVAAALGDRCAFAPTDVTSEADVRSAVDLAKGKYGKVDLAVNCAGIAVALKTYNFSKNIPHSLEDFTRVITVNIAGTFNVIRLAAGEMGKNEPDADGHRGCIINTASVAAYDGQVGQAAYSASKGGIVGMTLPIARDLAPVGIRVVTIAPGLFSTPLLAGLPEKVRSFLARQVPFPSRLGDPAEFAHLVTAIAENPMINAEVIRLDGAIRMQP; this comes from the exons ATGCCCAAGCCGTTGCAGCGTGTGAACATGGCGAACATCAGAAGTGTCAAG GGGATGGTAGGTCTGGTGACCGGAGGGGCCTCTGGTTTGGGCAAAGCCACTGTGGAGCGGCTCATCAGTCAGGGGGCCAGCGCTGTGATCCTGGACCTGCCCAGCTCAGATGGACACAAGGTGGCTGCTGCTCTCGGAGACCGATGTGCATTTGCCCCTACTGAT GTCACGTCGGAGGCAGATGTAAGATCGGCTGTGGATTTGGCCAAGGGGAAGTATGGTAAAGTGGACTTGGCGGTGAACTGTGCTGGGATAGCTGTGGCTTTGAAAACATACAACTTTTCGAAGAACATTCCTCACAGTCTGGAGGACTTCACTCGTGTTATCACT GTGAACATTGCTGGGACTTTTAATGTGATCAGATTGGCTGCCGGGGAGATGGGAAAGAACGAGCCTGATGCGGATGGACACAGAGGCTGTATCATCAACACAGCCAGCGTTGCTGCTTATGATGGACAG GTGGGTCAAGCTGCTTACTCTGCATCTAAAGGTGGGATTGTGGGTATGACGCTTCCTATTGCTCGAGACCTAGCACCAGTGGGAATCCGTGTGGTCACCATCGCCCCAG GTCTGTTCTCCACCCCACTTCTAGCAGGATTACCTGAGAAAGTGCGAAGCTTCCTTGCCAGACAGGTGCCCTTCCCGTCGCGTCTAGGAGATCCAGCTGAGTTTGCTCACCTCGTGACCGCAATAGCAGAAAACCCCATGATCAATGCTGAGGTGATTCGCTTGGACGGAGCCATCCGCATGCAACCCTGA